The DNA region TTATTTTTTAACTTGAGGTTGGCCACCTGGATCAGCGCCATCAGCGAGGTTAACGGGGTTTTAAGTTCATGGCTCACCATGCCTATAAAATCATTTTTCCGCAGCTCGTCTTGCTTCTGCTCCGAAATATCCCTGGCGATCTTGGAAACCCCGGTGATTTTTCCCTGTTTATCACGTATAGGCGAAATGGTTAGGGATACATCCAGGATACGACCGCCGTTCGCCAGTCTTTTTGTCTCAAAATGTTCCATGCGCTCCCCGTTTTTCAAGCGGGTTATGATCTGCGGTTCCTCATCCTGCCGATCTTCCGGAACCAGCTTAAGAATAGACTGTCCTATCATTTCGGAGGCCGGGTAACCAAAGATCCTCTCTGCCGATTTGTTCCAGCTGGTGATCGTCCCCTCCAGCGATTTACCTATTATCGCATCGTCTGATGATTCTACGATGGCGGCCAGTTTGGCACTGCGTTCCTCTGCCTTTTTCTGATCGGATATGTCAAGCGCGATCACCAGTCCGGCATAAACCATTCCCCGTTCATCAGTTAATGGTACAAAATCTACCTGCAGATCATGACCGCCGCTGCTTTTAAGTTCGGTCCGTATCTGCTCACCGTTTAACATCCGCTCATAGTACCCCCTGGTTATGGCATACCGCTCCGGAGAGTTAAGTTCGGCCATGTGTAAACCTGCATAACTATCCTCGTGGTAACCTAATTTTTGCATCAGGTCACCTTCCATCGTTATCAGGTTATGCTCTCTGTCAATAACAAGGATCAATGAGCGGGGAATATTGACGGCGATAGAACGGAATAACTGCCCCTTCTTTTGTATTTCGTCCCTGCTTCTTTGTAGTTCCTCATTACTTGCCAGCATTTCTTCGTTTGATGCCGCAAGTTCTTCGTTAATCGCGGTAAGTTCCTCATTAAGAGCTTGCGTTTCCTCTTCACTTTCTGCAAGGGATTTAGTGCGTGAAGCTACCAATTCCTCCAGCGATACGTTCATCCGTGAAAGTGCCTGCTGTGCCTCCAAAAGCTCCCCATTGATAGAGAGGAGTTCTTCGTTTGCTGTGCTGATCTCTTCATTAGCCGCGGTAAGCTCCTCGTTAAAAGCCGCGGTCTCCTGTTCTTTCACCTCCAGTTCCCGTTGCAGGCGTTCTTTTACCTTTACATCCCGAATTGCACTAATATATGACAGAGAGGCGATCACAACGGCGAGTATGAGCATTACGATTATGGCTGCAGGAGCAACAAAGGTATAACGTTCCAAAACCGCCCTGCGTTCGTCCAATAGTTTGCTTTCGGTATCTTCTGCATGGTCAACGGCAAGGCGCAATGCATCCATGGCAGATCTTCCTTCTTCCAGATCGGCTGTGGAAACAACCTGTTGATGTTGTTTTTTTGAAACAAGTTGTTCCAGGATGGCCATTCGCCGGGTTAGTATCGCTTGAATGCTTGCCAGGTTGGCTTGCTGCGGGGCGTTATCGGCGGTTAAGGCACTTACCTCACTAATCAGGCGCTGTGTTTTGAGATAGGCACCCTT from Mucilaginibacter sp. SJ includes:
- a CDS encoding PAS domain S-box protein translates to MRLNFTRNLQLGYGFSILILLIVGFFSYNTINNLLNSNKAVGHSTLVIQKLEQAISSMKDAETGQRGFLLTGKTAFLGPYKGAYLKTQRLISEVSALTADNAPQQANLASIQAILTRRMAILEQLVSKKQHQQVVSTADLEEGRSAMDALRLAVDHAEDTESKLLDERRAVLERYTFVAPAAIIVMLILAVVIASLSYISAIRDVKVKERLQRELEVKEQETAAFNEELTAANEEISTANEELLSINGELLEAQQALSRMNVSLEELVASRTKSLAESEEETQALNEELTAINEELAASNEEMLASNEELQRSRDEIQKKGQLFRSIAVNIPRSLILVIDREHNLITMEGDLMQKLGYHEDSYAGLHMAELNSPERYAITRGYYERMLNGEQIRTELKSSGGHDLQVDFVPLTDERGMVYAGLVIALDISDQKKAEERSAKLAAIVESSDDAIIGKSLEGTITSWNKSAERIFGYPASEMIGQSILKLVPEDRQDEEPQIITRLKNGERMEHFETKRLANGGRILDVSLTISPIRDKQGKITGVSKIARDISEQKQDELRKNDFIGMVSHELKTPLTSLMALIQVANLKLKNNPDNFLAGAMEKADIQAKRMSSMINGFLNISRLESGKIAINKELFDLDLLIREVVEEYGLTVSTHIIHIDISNHVQVNADREKIGSVISNLISNAVKYSPKRRKIEVKCASVNGFARVSIKDEGMGVNAQDLPRIFDRYYRVESNQTRHISGFGIGLYLSAEIVRRHEGQIWAESESGTGSVFHFSLPLA